The segment GATTTTGGGGTAAACCAACTGCTTTTTGGTGTCCAACACCTAATTGTGGGGTCCAAAACCTGATTTTTGGGGTAAACCAACTGATTCTGAGGtaaaacaactgctttttgGTGCCTAACACCTAATTTTGGGGCTAAACCACCTGGTTTTTGTGTCCAACACCTAATTTTGGGGCTAAACCCCCTGATTTTGGTGTCCAACACCTGATTTTGGGGCTAAACCCCCTGATTTTGGTGTCCAACACCTGATTTTGGGGCTAAACCCCCTAATTTTGGGGCTAAACCCCCTGATTTTGGGTCTAAACCCCCTGATTTTGGGTCTAAACCTCCTAATTTTGGGTCAAACCCCCCTAATTTTGTGTCTAAACCCCCTAATTTTGGGTCTAAACCTCCTAATTTTGTGTCTAAACCCCCTGATTTTGGGTCTAAACCTCCTAATTTTGGGTCTAACCCCCCTAATTTTGGGGCTAACCCACCTGATTTTGGGTCTAAACCCCCTCATTTTGGCTCTAACCCCCCTAATTTTGGGTCTAAACCCCCTAATTTTGGGGCTAAACCCCCTGATTTTGGGTCTAAACCTCCTAATTTTGGGTCTAAACCCCCTAATTTTGGGGCTAACCCCCCTGATTTTGGGTCTAAACCCCCTAATTTTGGGGCTAAACCCCCTAATTTTGGGGCTAACCCCCCTCATTTTGGGGCCAAACCCCCCAAATTTTGTGTCTAACCCCCCTCATTTTGGGGCTAAACCCCCTCATTTTGGGTCTAACCCCCCTCATTTTGGGGCTAAACCCCCTAATTTTGTGTCTAACCCCCCTGATTTTgccacctctcctcctcccgCCAGGCCCCCCCGGCtccaccgccccccccccccccctcgccgcctcctcctcctcctcctgctcccccccaGCCATGGACGCCGACCCTCCACGGACCCCCCCGGCCCCATCTCCAGCCTTGGGCTCCCCCTTGAACCTGCCGCTGATCCTCGAGGAGCTCCGCGTCCTCCAGCAGCGCCAGCTCCACCAGATGCAGATGACCGAGGAGATCTGCCGCCAAGTCCTCCTCTTGGGCACCCTCCAGCACCCCAAGAGCCACCTCCTCCCGTCGtacccccccaaaaccccccctgCCAAGCCTCACTTCTTCCATCTCCTCCCAcctttccccaccaccaccaccgccaCCACCCGTGGGGGCCTCAAAGCCGACCCGCGCCCCACATCCACCTTCCTCCCTTTGGCCCTTGGGTCTTCTCCAGGTCTCCTGCGCCCCAAGAACGTGGTGCTGGTGGAAGCGGGGACCTCCAGGCACGAATGTGGCTTCTGTGGCAAAGCCTTTGGCAGCGACAGCGCGAGGCAGATCCACCTGAGGTCCCACACTGGGGAAAGGCCCTACAAGTGCAACGTCTGCGGCAACAGGTTCACCACCCGCGGCAACCTGAAGGTCCACTTCCACCGGCACCGCGAGAAGTACCCCCACGTGCAGATGAACCCTCATCCCGTGCCACAGCACCTCGATTACCTCCTGCCGGCCACCCGAGAGCCGCCGATGGGAGCTCAGCTCAAGGGGGGCGACCAACTGGTCCACATGGGCGAGCAAGAGGTCAAGGGGGGCGAGCAAGTCAATGGGGGCAACCAACAGGTCAACGTGGGCAAACAACAGGTCAACGTGGGCAACCAGCAGGTCAATGGGAGCAACCAACAGGTCAACGTAGGCAACCAACAGGTCAATGGGAGCAACCAACAGGTCAGTGGGAGCAACCAGCAGGTCAACGTGGGCAACCAACAAGTCAATGGGGGCAACCAACAGGTCAATGGGAGCAACCAGCAGGTCAATGGGGGCAACCAACAGGTCAATGGGAGCAACCAGCAGGTCAATGGGGGCAACCAACAGGTCAATATGGCCACCCATGATCTCAATGGGAGCAACCAACAGGTCAACATGGGCAACCAACAGGTCAATGGGAGCAACCAACATGTCAACATGGCCACCCATGATCTCAATGGGAGCAACCAACAGGTCAACATGGCCACCCATGATCTCAATGGGAGCAACCAAGAGGTCAATGTGGCCACCCAACAGGTCAATGGGAGCAGCCAAGAGGTCAATGTGGGTGCCCAACAGGTCAACGCGGCCACTCAACATCCTGGTGGGGCCACCCAAGTCAATGTGGGCACTCAACAGGTCAATGGGAGCAACCAGCAGGTCAATGGAGGCAACCAACAGGTCAATGTGACCAACCAAGTCAATGTGGCCACTCAACAGGTCAACGTGGGCACCCAACACGTCAACCCGAGCACCCAACAGGTCAACCCGAGCACCCAACAGGTCAATGGGAGCAACCAACAGGTCAATGGGAGCAACCAACAGGTCAACCCGAGCACCCAACAGGTCAATCCGAGCACCCAACAGGTCAATGGGAGCACCCAGCAGGTCAACGCAGCCACTCAACATCATGGTGGGGCCACCCAAGTCCATGTGGGCACCCAACAGGTCAAGCCAACCAGCCAACAGCTCAATGTGGGCACCCAACAGGTCAACCCAACCACCCAACAAGTCAATGGGAGCACCCAACAGGGCAACCCAACTACTCAACAGGTCCATGTGGCCACTCAGCAGCATGGTGGGACCACCCAAGTCAACGCAAGCACCCACCAGGTCAATGTGGGCACCCACCAGGTCAACCCAACCACCCACCAGGTCAACCCAACCACCCACCAGGTCAACGTGGGCACCCAACAGGTCAATACAACCACCCACCAGGTCAATGTGGGCACCCAACACATCAACCCAACCACCCAACAGGTCAACATGGGCACCCAACACATCAACCCAACCACCCAACAGGTCAACATGGGCACCCAACAGGTCAACCCAACCACCCAACAGGTCAACATGGGCACCCACCAGGTCAACCCAATCACCCACCAGGTCAATGTGGGCACCCAACACATCAACCCAACCACCCAACAAGTCAACGCAACCACCCAACAAGTCAATGTGGGCATCCAACACATCAACCCAACCACCCACCAGGTCAACATGGGCACCCAACAGGTCAACCCAACCACCCAACACATCAACCCAACCACCCAACAAGTCAACGTGGGCACCCAACAGGTCAATACAACCACCCACCAGGTCAACGTGGGCACCCACCAGGTCAACATGGGCACCCACCACATCACCCCAACCACCCACCAGCTCAACCCAGCCCCCCAACTCCACCTCACCGCCTTCCACAAGCTCCTCCTGCTGAAGGCCACCGACGGCCGCCCCACGGCGCGCGACGAGAACACCCCCCCACCGTGGCCCCTCTTCGCCCCCCGCTTCCCGGGCTCCTCGGAGACCTCCAAGCTCCAACAACTGGTGGAGAAGAtcgacccccccccccccacaaccaccatcatcatcatcatcgtcATCACCATCGCCACCATCGGACCCCCAACGCCACCAGTGCCGCCGCGTGTTGAGGCACTGGCCCCTCGGGCAACGTGGGGCAATGGGGCGCTGCAAGGTGTGCGGCCGCTGCTTCCCCAGCCGTGGGGCGTGGAGGGCTCGCTGTGGGGCGCACAAAGGGGGGCCCCCCAACTCCTGCCCCCTGTGCCGGAAGAGGTTCGGTGACGGCGGGGACCCCCAGCGCCCCGGCGCCCGGCTCCGTCTGCTGGGGCGGCCGCCCCACGGCGAGGGCACTGGGGGGCGAGAGGAAGATGGGGGGCGCCAGGAtgtggggggagaggaggaggaggaggaggaagaggaaggaggaggaagggaggaggaaggggaagaggatgTGGAGGTAAGaagggggaatggggggggggaagggaaaatggggggggtttggggggaatTGGGAGGAAATTGGGGGGGGtgaagggaaaaggggggagATTGGGGGGAAGTTTTGAAATTGGGGGGGAACTAAGGAGAAATGGGGAGATTTGGGGGGAAATTGGAGGAGTTTTGGAAATTGGGGGGAATGAGGGGGGAATTGGGAGGAACTAAGGAGAAATGAGGGAATTTGGGGGGAATTGGGGAAGTTTTGGAAATTGGGGGGAATTGGGGGAAACTAAGGAGAAATGAGGGAATTTGGGGGGAGTTTGGGGAAATTAGGGGGGAGTTTGGGGGAGTTTTGGAAATTGGGGGGAATTAAGGGGGAAATTGGGGGAAACTAAGGAGAAATGGGGAAATTAGGGGGGAGTTCAGGGGAAATTGGGGGAattggggggggtttggggggaaaaaggagaaatggggGAATTTGGGGGGAATTTGGGGAAATTAAGGGGGAGTTTGggggaaaacaaggaaaactgGGGGGAATTTGGgagaaaaccaaggaaaagTGGGGAAACGaggaaaaatggggaaaataggGGGAAATTGGGGGGTATTTTGGAAATTGGGGCAAatttgggggaaaggaaggaaaacatgggaaaatgAGGGGAAATGTGGGGAAAACTTTGGAAATTAGAGGAAATAtggggaaaacaaggaaaatgggGTGAAAATTGTGGAAATTACagggaaaatgaggaaatttAAGGGAAATTGGGGGAAAATGGGGAAATTGGGGGGGAATTGTGGAAATtatggggaaactgaggcaattTGGTGGGAAATTATGGGAAACTGAGGAAATTTGGGGGAATGGAGGAAAATTGTGGAAATTATggggaaaatgaggaaatttGAGGGAAATTgggggaaaatgggaaaaaaattgtgGAAATTGTGGGGAAACTGAGGGAATTTGGTGGGAAATAGGGGGAAACTGGAAATATGGGGGAAATATGGGGGAAATTGGGGGGAAATGAGGAAATTTAAGGCGAATTTGGGGAAAAACGTGGAAATTggggggaaactgaggaaatTTGGGGGAAATGGAGGATAATTGTGGAAATTacagggaaaacaaggaaatttGGGGGGAACTGGGGAAAATGGGGAAATTTCAGGGAAATTTCAAGGAAATTGGGGAAAATTGTGGAAAttgtggggaaactgaggaaatTTAAGGGAAATtggggaaaaatgaagaaatttgggggaagctgggggaaaaaaaggagaaaacgAGGGAATGtcaggaaaagcagggaaatccCTCGGGAAtaaagggaagaaggggggaatGGAAGCAAaggaggggaaactgaggcacagcagcactgacaccCCCTTTCCCCACAGGTCCCCCCCCCATGGACACCGTCAGGACCCCTCTGGAACCAGcccccccccaaagccccaTTGGGGAGCCCCGAGGAAGACGAGGGGGGGGCTCCAGGGGATGGAGACCCCCCAAAGGAGGCGGAGGGGGACCAGTAGGTCAATGGGGGGTGATGGagacccccccaaatccccctctgctgcaccccAAGCTCCCCCTAACCATAGCTTAGGCCATTAAAGCCGTTTGATGACTCcaacccctccccccccccgctttttGTGTGGGAATGGACCTAAAATGAGGGAAAACGACCCAAAAAGGCGAGGGGGGGATGTAATCTCAGGGGACAAAATGGCGGCCGTTGCCATGGCGACCGCGTGGAGCCGGCGCGCAAGATGGCGGCGGTTGCTATGGAGATAAGCGATAACAGTCAAGATGGCGGCGGTTGCCGTGGAGATACGCGCCCGCCCCCAAAATGGCGGCGGTTGCCATGGGGACGGCATAAAGAGGTATTGCCAGCTCTAAAGATGGCGGCGGTTGCCATGGCGATAAGGACCGGCCCCCAAAATGGCGGCGGTTGCCATGGCGATACGCGCCAAACTTCAAGATGGCGGCGGTTGCCATGGGGATAAGAGCCAGCCCCCAAAATGGTGGCCGTTGTCATGGAGACGGCATAAAGAGGCGGTGCCAGCTCTAAAGATGGCGGCCGTTGCCATAGCAATACGAGCCAGCCCCCAAAATGGCGGCCGTTGCCATGGCGATAAGCGCCAGCCCCCAAAATGGCGGCGGTTGCCATGGCGGTACTCACCAGCAGTCAAAATGGCGGCAGTTGCCATGGGGACGGCACATAGAGGCGTTGCCAGCCTTAAAAATGGCGGCAGTTGCCATGGCGATATGCGCCAGCCCCCAAAATGGCGGCGGTTGCCATGGCGATAGTCGCCAGCACTCAAGATAGCGGCCGCTCCCCCATAGCCCGCTCGTCCCTTTGCCCTCacccaagatggcggcggcggcttCGCTCCTCAGCGGCCACTTCCGGCGGTGCGTCCGTGAGGGGAAGGCGGCGGTTCCCGGTTCCCGGAGCCCGTTCCCGGTTCCCGGAGCCCGTTCCCGGTTCTTGGATCCCGGCTCCCGGCGCCATGTCGGACACGTGGAGCTCGATCCAGGCCCATAAGAAGCAGCTGGACTCGCTGCGGGAGCGGCTGCAGCGGCGGCGGAAGCAGGACCCGCTGGGTGAGGGcgggaagggaggggggaacGGGGTGATTAAGGGGTTAAGGGCGTTAATTAAGGGGGTTAATAAGGGGCAATGCAGGTAATGGGTTAATTAAGGGGTTAATGAGGGGCAATGGGGGGTAATTGCGGTAATGGAGGGGATTAAAGAGGGTTAATGGGGCAATTAAGGGGTTAAGGGGGTAAAGGGGCGGGttaatgggggtaatggggtTAATGAGGGATAACGGGGTTAATGAGGGGTAATTGGGTTAATTAAGGGGTGAATGGTGTaaatgggggtaatgggggtaaTTGAGTGGGTTAAAGAGGGTTAATGGGTGGTAATGGGGTAAGTAAGGGGTTAATGGGGGTAAAAGGGGGTgaatgggggtaatgggggtaaTTAAGGGGGTTAATGGGGACAAAGGGGCGGGTGaatggggggtaatggggtTAATGAGGGGTAATGGGGTTAATTAAGGGGGTTAATGGCAGGTAATGGGGGAAAATGGGGGTAATTGGGTTAATTAAGGGGGTTAATGGGGGTaaatgggggtaatgggggtaaTTGAGGGGGTTAAAGAGGGTTAATGGGTGGTAATGGGGGTAATTAAGGGGTTAATGGGAGTAAAGGGGGGTGAATGGGGGTAATGGGGTTAATTAAGGGGGTTAATGGCACTTAACGGGGTTAATTAGGCAGATTAATAACCATTAATGGGGTTAATGGCACTTAATAGGGTTAATTAGGGGGCTTAATAGCCATTAATGGGGGTAAATGGCACTTAATAGGGGGTTAACACTAATTAAGGGGATTGATGACGTCAATAGGAGTTTACGGNNNNNNNNNNNNNNNNNNNNNNNNNNNNNNNNNNNNNNNNNNNNNNNNNNNNNNNNNNNNNNNNNNNNNNNNNNNNNNNNNNNNNNNNNNNNNNNNNNNAAGTGCATTTTAGcacagaaaaggcagattttgaGTCAAAAAGGCGGATTTTGAGGTAGAACAGGCAGATTTTGGGGTAGAAAAGGTGGTTTGGAGGCAGAAAAAGTGGATTTTGGGGCAGAAAAGGTGGATTTTGGCGTAGAAAAGGTAGATTTTGGGAtaaaaaaagatggattttggggtgctggggggtgggTTGGAGTGCAAAGGAGTGATTTTGGGGTAGaaaaggcaggttttggggtagaaaaggcaggttttgggtcagaaaaggcaggttttgggtcagaaaaggcaggttttggggtgctggggggtattttggggtgcTAAGCAGTGATTTTGGGGtagaaaaggcagattttggagtagaaaaggcagattttggagtagaaaaggcagattttggagtagaaaaggcagattttggagtagaaaaggcagattttggagtagaaaagggattttggggcagaaaatgggaattttggggcagaaaaggcagattttggggtgctggggggtaTTTTGGGGCGCAAAGGGGTGTTTTTGGGGTATAAAGGGGTGTTGTGGGGCGGTTTCGGGGCGTGGGGGCACCCACCGGCAGTGCCTGACGACGCACTCGCTGCTGCAGTACTCCTCGTCCCAGTCGCCGCTGGCCACCGGCGCGTTCCCGCATCCCGCCCGGATGCAGCgcgcggggggggggtcctCGGGAACCAGCTCCACCGCCAGGCCCGGGGGGGACTCGGCCTGCGcgcgcgtgtgtgtgtgtgcgggaCAGCGCTGAATCCCAGCGGAATCCCATCGAATCCCATTGGAATCCCATCAAACCCCATTGAATCCCATCAAACACCACTGAATCCCAATGAAACCGCATTGAATGCCATCAAATCCCATTGAATCCCATTGGAATCCCATCAAACCCCATTGAATCCCATCAAACACCACTGAATCCCAATGAAACCCCATTGAATCCCATCAAATCCCATTGAATCCCATTGGAATCCCATCAAACACCACTGAATCCCATCAAACCCCATTGAATCCCATTGAAACCCCATTGAATCCCATCAAATCCCATTGAATCCCATCAAACACCACTGAATCCCATCAAACCCCATTGAATCCCATTGAAACCCCATTGAATGCCATCAAATCCCATCAAATCCCATTGGAATCCCCTCAAACCCCATTGAGTCCCGTTGAAACCCCATTGAATCCCATTGAATTCCATCAAATCCCATCAAATCCCATTGAAATCCATTGAATCCCATCAAATCACATCGAATCCCATTGAATCCCCTCAAACCCCATTGAGCTCCCaaaactccccaaaaccccCTAAAGTTCCCCTAACCTCCCCCTAGAactccccaaaacccccaaaacccccctaaAACTCCCCAAAACTCCCCTGAAGTTCCCCCAAACCCCCCTAAACCTCCCCAAAAACTCACCAAAATCCTCTAAAACTCCCTTAAAGTTCCCCCAAACCCCcctaaacccccccaaaccccccctaaaactccccaaacccccccaaaacccccctaaAGTTCCCCCAAACCCCCCTAAAACTCCTCAAAACCCCCTAAAGttcccccaaatccccccaaaacctccccaaaaccccctaaaactccccaaaaccccctaaagttcccccaaacccccctaaaacctccccaaacccccctaAAACCCTAAAactcccccaaacccccctaaaacccccaaaatccccctAAACCCCTCCTaaaactccccaaaacccccccaaacccccactAAACCTCCCCAAAAGCTCCCTAAAGTTccccaaaaccccctaaaaACTCCCTAAACCTCCCAAAACCCCACCTaaaactccccaaaaccccctaaaaCCCCCCTAAAactccccaaaccccccctaAACTTCCCCCAAACCCCCCGAAAACCCCCTCCAaacccccccaagccccccctAAACCTCCCCAAAAGCTCCCTAAAGTTccccaaaaccccctaaaaACTCCCTAAACCTCCCAAATTCCCCCTAAAActcccaaacccccccaaaacccccctaaAGTTCCCCCAAACCCCCCTAAAACTCCTCAAACCCCCCTAAACTTCCCCCAAACCCCCCGAAAACCCCCTCCAaacccccccaagccccccctAAACCTCCCCAAAAGCTCCCTAAAGTTccccaaaaccccctaaaaACTCCCTAAACCTCCCAAATTCCCCCTAAAActcccaaacccccccaaaacccccctaaAGTTCCCCCAAACCTCCCTAAAACTCCTCAAACCCCCCTAAAGTTCCCCCAAACCCCCCTAAAAactccccaaaccccccctaAAACCCTCCTaaaactccccaaaaccccCTAAAGTTCCCCCAAATCCCcctaaaaccccccaaaatccccctAAAACCCTCctaacccccccaaaacccccccaaaaccccctgaAACCCCCCTATCCCCCTCCTTCTCACCTCATTACCAAAGTCCCCTCCGACCATCTCCACCACCTCCGGCGACGCcgtccctgctcctcctcctcctcctcctcctcctcctcctcctgccgccACCGTCCCCACGGTGACCTCCTCACGGCCGCCGTCCCCGCCTTGCTGCCCCAccacggcggcggcggccgcgtGCCCCGGCTGCATCtgcagcggcggcggcggcaggatCTTGATGTGCAGCGGCGGCGGGTTGGCGGGTAACGCCAGGCGCATCTTAGGGGCCAccacggcggcggcggcggcggcagccaccggcggcggcggcggcggctgctgcaTGGCCTgaagcggcggcggcgcctGCAGCACCGTCACCCCTTGCCCAGAGGCCGCTTGAGGCGGCGGCGGCATCTGCTGCAACGGAGGAGGCTGCAAGCGCggggggagctgctgctgctgctgctgcgccgccgccgccagcacCGAGCGGGTCACGATCTGCGGTGGGGACGGCGACGGAGGAGCCCGAGATGCCACCACCGTGGCCGGGATGACGGTGACGACGCCGCCTTGAGAGACGGTTAAAGAAGGAGCCAGCAGTTGTTTAGGGATGAGGATCTtggtgatgctggtggtggcTTCCGGCgatggggaaggagctggggaggaggaggaggaggaggaaggtggtgggggtggtgggggtggggggggtgtggggctgGTTTCGGGGTCCGGGGGGTCCGTTGAGGTCTAAAATGAACCAAAACCACATCAATAACACCCCAAATCTCCCCCAATTTAAGGGCGTCCATGAGGAGAAGCGATGGAGGTACCAAGATGGCGCGATAAGCGGCCAATGCCTTCAGGTATTCCTTCTTGGCCGCCTCCGTCTTCCTCTTGTAGACCTggaaaagggggggaaagggTTGAATTTGGGGGTTCAGGCGCTTCGTTGGGGGGTTTCTAGTGCTTATCTTCATGGTTGGGTGGCTCAATGTCCTATTAAGTCCATATTGGGATCTCAAGGGTTGACTGGACCCATCAACCATCATGTTCCTCCTCTCTTAGCTCCATAACCCAATGACGTTTTGGGGTCCCATCACCAGTTATGGGGTCTCCTCACCCATATCTTCATGGTTTGGGGTCCGAAACCCCTCTTAGATCCATATTGGGGTCAACAACATTGAGTTGACCCATCAACCATCATGTTCCTCCTCTTCTAGCTCCATAACCCAATGACATTTTGGGGTCCTACCACCAGTTATGGGATCTCCCCATCCCTATCTTTATGGTTTGGTGTCTGAAACCTCTGTTAGATCCATATTGGGGTCTCCAGGGTTGAGCTGACCCATCAACCATCATGTTCCTCCTCTTCTACCTCCAAAACCCATCCACGTTTTGGGGTCCCAGCACCACTTATGGGGTCCCCCCATTCCCTTTGTCCCCCCCCGTCCCCACTGACCTGCTTCTGCTCCTCCCCGAGGCTGTCCCACATGGAGGCCACGATCTTGGAGACCTCCCCGAAGGTGGCGTTGGGGTTCTGGCCCTTGATGGCGGCCTGGGTGTCGCGGAAGAACAGGGCATAGGCCGAGACGGGCTTCTGGGGCTCGTTGGGGTCCTTCTTCTTCTTGGGCTTCTTGGGGGGCTTCCCCCGCCGGGGGGCTTCACCCGCTGGTGGGGCCGGGGCTGGTGGGGCcggtggggctggaggggatggggctggggcGGTCTATGGCGAGGAGAGAGAGGGGTTAAgaggggaaatggggggggggaaattgGGGGAAATTGGGGAAAACCCATCATTTCGGGCATCAAACCCACCATTTTGGGCATCAAACCCATCAATTTGGGCATCAAACCCATCAATTTGGGCACAAAACCACCATTTTCAGCACCAAACCCACCATTCTGGGTATCAAAAGCACTGTTTTGGCCATTACGTCATCATTTTGGTCCTCAAAACCATCATTTTGAGCACTAAACCCATCATTTTAGGCATCAAAACCACCATTTTGGCCACCAAGACCATAATTTTGGCCACCAAGTCATCATTTTGGGCCTCAAAACCATCATTTTGGCCAC is part of the Strigops habroptila isolate Jane unplaced genomic scaffold, bStrHab1.2.pri NW_022045629.1_ctg1, whole genome shotgun sequence genome and harbors:
- the SALL2 gene encoding sal-like protein 2 isoform X20; protein product: MDADPPRTPPAPSPALGSPLNLPLILEELRVLQQRQLHQMQMTEEICRQVLLLGTLQHPKSHLLPSYPPKTPPAKPHFFHLLPPFPTTTTATTRGGLKADPRPTSTFLPLALGSSPGLLRPKNVVLVEAGTSRHECGFCGKAFGSDSARQIHLRSHTGERPYKCNVCGNRFTTRGNLKVHFHRHREKYPHVQMNPHPVPQHLDYLLPATREPPMGAQLKGGDQLVHMGEQEVKGGEQVNGGNQQVNVGKQQVNVGNQQVNGSNQQVNGSNQQVNGGNQQVNGSNQQVNGGNQQVNVTNQVNVATQQVNVGTQHVNPSTQQVNPSTQQVNGSNQQVNGSNQQVNPSTQQVNPSTQQVNGSTQQVNAATQHHGGATQVHVGTQQVKPTSQQLNVGTQQVNPTTQQVNGSTQQGNPTTQQVHVATQQHGGTTQVNASTHQVNVGTHQVNPTTHQVNPTTHQVNVGTQQVNTTTHQVNVGTQHINPTTQQVNMGTQHINPTTQQVNMGTQQVNPTTQQVNMGTHQVNPITHQVNVGTQHINPTTQQVNATTQQVNVGIQHINPTTHQVNMGTQQVNPTTQHINPTTQQVNVGTQQVNTTTHQVNVGTHQVNMGTHHITPTTHQLNPAPQLHLTAFHKLLLLKATDGRPTARDENTPPPWPLFAPRFPGSSETSKLQQLVEKIDPPPPTTTIIIIIVITIATIGPPTPPVPPRVEALAPRATWGNGALQGPPPMDTVRTPLEPAPPQSPIGEPRGRRGGGSRGWRPPKGGGGGPVGQWGVMETPPNPPLLHPKLPLTIA
- the SALL2 gene encoding sal-like protein 2 isoform X12; the encoded protein is MDADPPRTPPAPSPALGSPLNLPLILEELRVLQQRQLHQMQMTEEICRQVLLLGTLQHPKSHLLPSYPPKTPPAKPHFFHLLPPFPTTTTATTRGGLKADPRPTSTFLPLALGSSPGLLRPKNVVLVEAGTSRHECGFCGKAFGSDSARQIHLRSHTGERPYKCNVCGNRFTTRGNLKVHFHRHREKYPHVQMNPHPVPQHLDYLLPATREPPMGAQLKGGDQLVHMGEQEVKGGEQVNGGNQQVNVGKQQVNVGNQQVNGSNQQVNGSNQQVNGGNQQVNMATHDLNGSNQQVNMGNQQVNGSNQHVNMATHDLNGSNQQVNMATHDLNGSNQEVNVATQQVNGSSQEVNVGAQQVNAATQHPGGATQVNVGTQQVNGSNQQVNGGNQQVNVTNQVNVATQQVNVGTQHVNPSTQQVNPSTQQVNGSNQQVNGSNQQVNPSTQQVNPSTQQVNGSTQQVNAATQHHGGATQVHVGTQQVKPTSQQLNVGTQQVNPTTQQVNGSTQQGNPTTQQVHVATQQHGGTTQVNASTHQVNVGTHQVNPTTHQVNPTTHQVNVGTQQVNTTTHQVNVGTQHINPTTQQVNMGTQHINPTTQQVNMGTQQVNPTTQQVNMGTHQVNPITHQVNVGTQHINPTTQQVNATTQQVNVGIQHINPTTHQVNMGTQQVNPTTQHINPTTQQVNVGTQQVNTTTHQVNVGTHQVNMGTHHITPTTHQLNPAPQLHLTAFHKLLLLKATDGRPTARDENTPPPWPLFAPRFPGSSETSKLQQLVEKIDPPPPTTTIIIIIVITIATIGPPTPPVPPRVEALAPRATWGNGALQGPPPMDTVRTPLEPAPPQSPIGEPRGRRGGGSRGWRPPKGGGGGPVGQWGVMETPPNPPLLHPKLPLTIA
- the SALL2 gene encoding sal-like protein 2 isoform X21, giving the protein MDADPPRTPPAPSPALGSPLNLPLILEELRVLQQRQLHQMQMTEEICRQVLLLGTLQHPKSHLLPSYPPKTPPAKPHFFHLLPPFPTTTTATTRGGLKADPRPTSTFLPLALGSSPGLLRPKNVVLVEAGTSRHECGFCGKAFGSDSARQIHLRSHTGERPYKCNVCGNRFTTRGNLKVHFHRHREKYPHVQMNPHPVPQHLDYLLPATREPPMGAQLKGGDQLVHMGEQEVKGGEQVNGGNQQVNVGKQQVNVGNQQVNGSNQQVNMGNQQVNGSNQHVNGSNQQVNGGNQQVNVTNQVNVATQQVNVGTQHVNPSTQQVNPSTQQVNGSNQQVNGSNQQVNPSTQQVNPSTQQVNGSTQQVNAATQHHGGATQVHVGTQQVKPTSQQLNVGTQQVNPTTQQVNGSTQQGNPTTQQVHVATQQHGGTTQVNASTHQVNVGTHQVNPTTHQVNPTTHQVNVGTQQVNTTTHQVNVGTQHINPTTQQVNMGTQHINPTTQQVNMGTQQVNPTTQQVNMGTHQVNPITHQVNVGTQHINPTTQQVNATTQQVNVGIQHINPTTHQVNMGTQQVNPTTQHINPTTQQVNVGTQQVNTTTHQVNVGTHQVNMGTHHITPTTHQLNPAPQLHLTAFHKLLLLKATDGRPTARDENTPPPWPLFAPRFPGSSETSKLQQLVEKIDPPPPTTTIIIIIVITIATIGPPTPPVPPRVEALAPRATWGNGALQGPPPMDTVRTPLEPAPPQSPIGEPRGRRGGGSRGWRPPKGGGGGPVGQWGVMETPPNPPLLHPKLPLTIA
- the SALL2 gene encoding sal-like protein 2 isoform X14, which translates into the protein MDADPPRTPPAPSPALGSPLNLPLILEELRVLQQRQLHQMQMTEEICRQVLLLGTLQHPKSHLLPSYPPKTPPAKPHFFHLLPPFPTTTTATTRGGLKADPRPTSTFLPLALGSSPGLLRPKNVVLVEAGTSRHECGFCGKAFGSDSARQIHLRSHTGERPYKCNVCGNRFTTRGNLKVHFHRHREKYPHVQMNPHPVPQHLDYLLPATREPPMGAQLKGGDQLVHMGEQEVKGGEQVNGGNQQVNVGKQQVNVGNQQVNGSNQQVNMGNQQVNGSNQHVNMATHDLNGSNQQVNMATHDLNGSNQEVNVATQQVNGSSQEVNVGAQQVNAATQHPGGATQVNVGTQQVNGSNQQVNGGNQQVNVTNQVNVATQQVNVGTQHVNPSTQQVNPSTQQVNGSNQQVNGSNQQVNPSTQQVNPSTQQVNGSTQQVNAATQHHGGATQVHVGTQQVKPTSQQLNVGTQQVNPTTQQVNGSTQQGNPTTQQVHVATQQHGGTTQVNASTHQVNVGTHQVNPTTHQVNPTTHQVNVGTQQVNTTTHQVNVGTQHINPTTQQVNMGTQHINPTTQQVNMGTQQVNPTTQQVNMGTHQVNPITHQVNVGTQHINPTTQQVNATTQQVNVGIQHINPTTHQVNMGTQQVNPTTQHINPTTQQVNVGTQQVNTTTHQVNVGTHQVNMGTHHITPTTHQLNPAPQLHLTAFHKLLLLKATDGRPTARDENTPPPWPLFAPRFPGSSETSKLQQLVEKIDPPPPTTTIIIIIVITIATIGPPTPPVPPRVEALAPRATWGNGALQGPPPMDTVRTPLEPAPPQSPIGEPRGRRGGGSRGWRPPKGGGGGPVGQWGVMETPPNPPLLHPKLPLTIA